Sequence from the Opitutaceae bacterium genome:
TGCTTCTGTTCCATGAGGGTTTCTTCGTTCCAGGCCATAGCCTGAAAGTGTAACCCATGTCCCCGGACAGTTTGTTACCCATGTCCCCGGATCATACCATTTGTCGTCGCTCAGGTCTACGGACGTCGCTGGGGCATCGAGACGTTTTTTCGATGGCTCAAACAACACCAGCGCCTGCGAGGATTCTTCAGCAATTCGCCAAACGGCGTCCGCATCCTTATCTGGTCGGCGCTGGGCGCTCACCTGCTCGTCGCCATTGCCAGGCAGCGCAAGAACCTCCCGGTGTCGCTCTATGAAATTTTGCAAATCGTCAGTGCCTCATCGCTTGAGCAAGTTCTCTTGCAAGAGCTGTTTACGAAAGTCAATACAAGCAGTCCATCATTCGATATTCCTAAACAGTTGGAAACCAACTGGTCATAACTGGACAGCCGTGGGTTTGATTCTTTCGGCTGGTTCTATACCTTGTCGATGCACCCGGCAATCGCTCATTCATCCGAGTGACATTCACCAACACCGGTGCGAGTGAACGGGGTTCACCTTGACTGTTCCCTTTGATGTGACACATTGGACACAATCGCCGTGAAAACCGTCTCCATCCGCGAACTTCACACACGCACCGGCCACTATGTGCGCTCTGCCGCGCGCCAGCCCCTGATTGTGACGGACCGTGGCGAGACCGTTGCCAGGCTTGTACCTGCCAGCGATCCCGCCGGCCTCCCCTGCTTTTCAGACCGCCGACTCCGGCCCGGCTTCAAACGATTCCTCGCCAAGTCCCACCTTGGTTCCGAGAGCGGCGCGTTGATCTCAGAAGACCGTGATCGTTGATGCGGTACTTCGACAGCGCTTTTCTCGCAAAGTGCTACCTGCCTGAACCCGGATATCAGACGATCGTTGCGTGCGCCAGCGAAGCCGGTCGGATTGCCAGCTCCTGGTTCAGCCGGGCCGAAGTGGCTGCGGTTTTTCACCGCAAGTTGCGCGAAGGCTCACTTTCCGCGACCGAGCACCGCGAGGTTCTGGCCCAGTTTCGACAGGATTGCCGCGACGGTATCTGGCACTTCCTGCCCGTCTCCATGGAAATCCTGGAAGCGGTCGAGTCTGCGTTTGCCCAACTTCCCCCCTCCGTCTTCGTGCGCTCGGCCGACTGCCTGCATCTTGTCACAGCCCGCGAAGCCGGATTCAGGGAGATATGTTCCAACGATCGCCATCTGCTGGCAGCCGCGCCCTACTTCAAGCTCAAGGGTCTCGATCTTACCGCCGGCAACTGAGCCCCACCCTGAAGTGCGAGCATGAAGCCATCCGCGGCCTGCGACGTAGCGCAGTGGCACAACGGGAATCGGCATGCACGCAGCGGCGAGCGGGCAACTGCCTGTCACGGCTCCGTGACGAGACCGAATGGCAAGGCCAAACCAAAGTCCCAAGGCAGCGCCCGCCGCAACGCGACAGGTTTCTCTATTTCAGTCGCAACAATCGCGCATACCAGGCAATCCCGCAGCAGCGCCTTGGAAACTGCTGTCACTCGCAAATTCGAGCCTCGAATGGGCGCAATATCCCCAGCCCATGGCAACGTCATGGGTGTTGAATGAGAAAGCAAGTTCAAGCCCTGAAGGAGCGCAATGTCCCCAGCCCATGGCAACGCCATGAGTTGACGCGTGAACCGAGAACAGAGAGCCCTGAAGGGGCGGCACAATTCTCTCGAATCTACCTCCGCTGCCCATAGCACCGTTCAGCGCTCGCAATCGTCGATTTCCGCACCTACAAAAAAAGAATGGAGGGGCGCGCTCTGTTGTGCCCGGGCGACGCCGACCACAAGACGCCGCCGGTTCAATTCCCCATCGGCATCGCACAATGTGACCTCAAGTTGTACTGACATGCCTCAGCCCCTACGGGGCGATACATCCCCTACAGATGGCGAAGCGATGGGTTCGAGGTGAGCGACTGAGTCGGAAATCGGGAGCCCCAAAGGGGTGCCATATCCCCAGCCCATGGCGACGCCATGGGTTCACGGGTGAACCGAAAACAGAGAGCCCTGAAGGGGCGGTACATTTCTCTCGAGTTTGCTTCGTCGCGCAG
This genomic interval carries:
- a CDS encoding transposase, producing the protein MIPFVVAQVYGRRWGIETFFRWLKQHQRLRGFFSNSPNGVRILIWSALGAHLLVAIARQRKNLPVSLYEILQIVSASSLEQVLLQELFTKVNTSSPSFDIPKQLETNWS
- a CDS encoding type II toxin-antitoxin system Phd/YefM family antitoxin; the encoded protein is MKTVSIRELHTRTGHYVRSAARQPLIVTDRGETVARLVPASDPAGLPCFSDRRLRPGFKRFLAKSHLGSESGALISEDRDR
- a CDS encoding type II toxin-antitoxin system VapC family toxin, which encodes MMRYFDSAFLAKCYLPEPGYQTIVACASEAGRIASSWFSRAEVAAVFHRKLREGSLSATEHREVLAQFRQDCRDGIWHFLPVSMEILEAVESAFAQLPPSVFVRSADCLHLVTAREAGFREICSNDRHLLAAAPYFKLKGLDLTAGN